The genome window TTTGCTACAAAAGTGGCAGTTAAACAACTTCGATATATGCCCATCACCCCAAGGCTTAAACGTCTGTTTTTAACCCCAGAAACTGCGAAGCTAATGTTGTggcataaggaaggagatcgtgaGAGCCAAGATCCAGACATTATGATGCATCCATCAGATGGCGATGCTTGGAAGGCTCTGGATCGTTTTGACCCAGAATTTGCAAGAGACGCTTGGAGTGTTCGTCTAGGCTTGTCCACTGATGGTTTCACTCCTTACGACAACAGTTCAACTTCATACTCTTGTTGGCCGGTTTTCATCATGCCCTACAACCCCCCTCCCAACAAATGCATGAAAGAAGGGTTCATATTTCTTGCCCTTATTATTCCAGGGCCTAAACATCCTGGAAAGAAGATCAATGTATTCATGCAACCGTTGATTGAAGAGTTCAAAGAGCTATGGGTAGGGGTAAAGGCTTATGATGGTCATCTAAAACGTGAATTTACCTTACGTGCTGTATATTTGTGGTCAATTCATGATTTGCCTGCTTATGGTATTTGGTCTGGCTGGTGTGTCCACGGTCGACTGTGTTGTCCCATATGCATGGGGGACACACAAGCATATCGATTGGAGCATGGTAAAAAGGTCTCATTCTTTGATTGTCATCGACGGTTTCTTCCATCCAATCACCCGTTTCGAAATGATACGAAGTCATTTAGAAGAGGCATAAAAGTTAAAGATGGTCCACCAAAACGTTTAATGGGTGAAGATATCCTGATACAACATCGTGCCCTTCAAAGGGCTGCAGAAGGTCATGAGTTTGAAGGCTATGGTCAAGATCACAACTGGACTCATATTTCTTTTCTCTGGGAACTTCCGTATGCGAAGGTATTGATTTTACCACACAACATagatttgatgcaccaagagcgcaatgttgctgaaagaatcataagcatgtgtctaaacattaagggtaaaacaaaagacaacatcAATGCCAGGAAAGATTTAGCTAATCTTTGCGATCGCCCTAGCCTTGAGGTCAAATTAAATCCTAATGGAAAGGAGAGGACACCACGAGCTCCATACTGTCTAAAGCCggaagagagaaaagaagtattTCAATGGTTGAAAATGTTGAAGTTTCCAGACCGCTATGCAGCTAACATAAAACGTACTGTTAACCTCGACACTAATAAATTAAATGGTTTGAAGGCTCACGATTACCATATTTTGATGGAAAGACTTATGCCGGTAATGTTCCGTGGCTATTTGAAGCCTCCTCTGTGGAAGATGATTGCTGAACTTAGTTACATATATAGACATATATGTGCTAAGCATATCTCAAAGAAATTGATGATTCAATTTGAGAAACAAATCGCGGTGCTTGTATGCAAGATGGAAAAAGTATTTCCGCCTGGATTTatgaatgtgatgcaacatttgcTAGTGCACTTACCTTATGAAGCATTGGTAGGAGGACCAGTGCAGTTCCGATGGATGTATAGTCAAGAAAGAGAATTGAAAAAACTTAGAGCTACTATGCGGAACAAAGCAAGGGTTGAGGGGTGTATCGCAGAGGCCTTTGCAGCTAAAGAGATCACAATCTTCTCAAGTCAGTATTTATCACACACTAACAACGTGAATGCTCAGTCAACACGGTATCATACTGAAGAAGAAGGTCCTTCGACCGACCTTAGTGTTTTTCTATGGAAGGGGAAAGGGGTCGAGGCTTCTACTGCACATTATGTTGACATAAGAGAGCGTAATTTCACCATGCTCTACTTGTACACCAACATGGAGGAACTTGATCCAtactttgaaatgtttgattCCATATATTTAGCTGGCCACAAACCTACACCAAAGGAACTGGATAATCTACGTATGAAAGCGATGAATGGAGGTCCATGTTTCGTTGAATGGTTCCACGAGCATGTAATTATCTCTTTATAATTTTCCTTTGTGTACTTAGTTTGCACATATGACTTGCTATTTACCTATATCTTTTTTTTCTGCTCTATGTAGTGTAAGAAACTGGACTCTCTAGTCTCAGATGATTTGCGACAGATATCACATGGTCAGTTGAAAGCAAGAAAATATAGCCGCTATGATattaatggataccgttttcgaacATCAAAATTAGAAAAAATCCGCCCGCAGGCAGCCACGACAAACTGTGGAGTAGTAGCAACTGCCACAAATGCAGACGGAGGCACTCATGACTATTATGGTGTTCTTCAAGACATAACGGAGTACACTATTGGTGGGGCCAAAGAGTTCATGTTTGTGTTATTTGATTGTGAATGGTTTGATCCTCAACAAACGCGAGAGGATGAATTTGGAATTGTGGAGGTAAAGCATGAATCATGGTTTAAAGGCAGCGATTATAGCAATGTTGTGCTTGCACATCAAGCACAACAGGTGTACTATCTAACATATCCTCATGAAAACTTGAAGTCTTGCTGGGTTGTATACAAAATTAATCCTGAAGTCCATCCGTTACGATATGATTATTACAACACAAATAACGAAGATGATGATTCTGTTAATATTTATCAAGAAGAAGGCGATCAGTCAGAAAATAGAGATTTTACTATATCTGAGGATTTAGGGCtgaatgaagtagctagtctcgcCATAGATTTGATGGCAGAAGAACCAGGTCCTTCTAGGGCAAGGACTCGTATGTCACAGAGAATTCTTGAAAAACAACAAAGGCTTGAAATAATTGAGCAGCGTGTTGCTGAAGCAGATTCTGATGCCGATGATTTTTGAAAAGTATATATATTTAAATTCTTGTATATGCATTCCTATTTCAATACTAAAAGTATATATAATTACATTCTTGTAATGAAATTTGTGCAGATGATGAGGGTCATGGACAAGCTCAAAGGGAAGAAGCGCGGAGATCGTGGTGACTCCTTGAGGTCACGGTCAACTAGGGGTTCAGGTGGTGGGGATACATCCTCTATGTTGTTCCAGGTATTTAAtttgttttattttcttttcttctatGTATGTAATAGTATTATCACCTTATTTTTGAGTACTTGATATATCTCATTGTTGATTATGTTTGTAGGGCTCTACAGCGTCAAGGCAACGGCTAGAGCAGCTCCTTGGTTGCATGGAGGAGCAGGGGCACGATGTGGCAAGCCATAGTGCACCTGGGCAAGAGCGCGAGGTGGCAGACCATAGTGCACCTGGGCAAGAGCGCGAGGTGGCAGGCCATAGTGCACCTGGGCAAGAGCGTGAGGTGGCATGCCACAATGCACTTGAGCCGGAGCGTGAGGCGATAGGCTCAAGTGGACCTATGCTAGAGCAGGACCACAATGCATTTGAGCAAGCGCGCGAGGCGGCAGACCACAATGCACCTAGTGAGGAGGACGAGCTGGCACGCCAAGGTTCACCAATGCGTGATGATGACTATGGGGAGGACTACGATGGAGAGGCCGATGGAGAGGCCGATGACGAGGTTGTTACAATGACACAGGCAACGAACTTCAGGTAATTTTATTTTGACGATGAGTTCTATTTTTTGTTGGATTGATATTATTACCAGTGCACAATTTACAATTTTGTAGGTTTCGGCGGTCCCTTAGAGTTCCACCGACACAACCCTTGGACCAACGTAGGGTCATAAACCCTGCAGGAGAGAGGAGCTGGGTGGAGGTGGCATGGAGTGGCAAAGGTCACCGGACACCAATTAACACAGTGCTGGGATCTATAGCTCGTTTTCACTATCCAGGGGTGGTACAATTCAACGGGGCAGAGACAGGGGCGTATCACTGGGCTCACTGGGGCCTCAAACCATATGGACCCGACCGTACTCACCAAGACGCAGTGTGGTCATCATTTTGGGTGAGTTTATTATGTATTTTAAATTTACTTACCGTGGGCGTCTATAAATGAATTTAATTGCTTCTTCATTTTGCAGGAACAATTTAGATTGGACGAAACAGCGAACGAAGAACATGCAAAACGTGTATTCCACAATGCTGCTAGAAAAGTTATCAATGGTTCAATGTCAGATGCACGGGTCAAAGCTGTTACTGTGTACTTCAAGAAAGTGAAGGGTCAAAGAATGACCAACAAGCAGGCATGTGAAATCCACTTGACAGCTGAGGAGTACAAACAAAGTGAAGTGGACTGGCTCACTGCTCATCCTGAAGCTTGGGTCAAGCTCTGCGAGTACTGGGCCTCAGATGAGTACAAAGTGATTTCAGATAGAAATCGTTTGAACCGGAAGAGCAAACCGGGCCTCCATCGATTTGGAGCAGACGGATTTATTGGGAAATCACAACGAATGGTATGACGAGCTAAGTAACATTTATTCTTTTTCCCTCAGACAAATATGTATATTTTATTATGTCTCTTACTGCATGAGGCTCGTGATGGTGTTGAACCCCGATTCATTGACGTTTACATGGAGGGACACCGAGGTCCAGATCCAGATCATCCTGAAGTTTTATGTGATGACAGCGCGACAGAAAAGCTGGTAGGTGTAAATAATAACTATCTATTCTTAATTAACTTGTGACTCATTTATATATAACATAAATTGTTTTGTAGACTCGTTATGTCGAGGAGGTTAGGAGGAAAGCAGGAGACGATGATCTAGATTGGAGGGAGGCACCTTTCGATCCGGATGCAGCATATGTTGCTGGTGGTGGGCTACCACATGGGAGGTATGATAAGATCAAAGTTGTGATATATAAAAACTATTGGTTCATAACTTGTCATGTTTCTAGGTTGGGGATCGGTGATGGGGTTGTGAGTCGCGATAGCTTTGGTCGTCGGTCTGTTTCCTCGGTGGGGAGTAGATCTCGAACTTCAACTTCGAGGGAATCAGAGCTTGATGAGCAACTaagacagcaacaacaacaagttcaacaactatctcaacaagttcagatGATGCAGGGAATGCTGATGCAGGTAATAATTTTAGTAATCCGCTCAGAAACTGCCCAATCTCATAATCTGCCCATATTTTTTTATCTAACTTGCTCTCAACAAATTCTCAACAAATTCACCACCACCAACCAACCACACCTTCTTCCCATATAACCATCCATCGATTAGCAGCAGCAACCCAAGGCCGGCCGCTGGGGAGTTTGGAGCAGACCTCTAGCAGCCTCGCCTCTGTAGCTAGGAATTGTAGTAgagggggtgaagaagaagactagaAGAAGAGGGCCATGGCGACCTCCTTCCAGGGAACCACCACAGTGGCCTGCAGTGCACAGCAGCCTGGTGGGCAGTCAGCCGAGAGTAGGGGCTAGGAATTGTAGTAGAGGGGGTGAAGTCCACTGCAGTGCACATCAGCCTGCTGGGCAGTCAGCCGAGAGTAGGGGCTTGCTCCCTTAGCTCTGCTCAGCTCTGGTCTGGGCAGTAACCGGAAAAAGTCTAATGCAGCAAATCTGGTCAGCTTGCTCCCTCAGCTATGCTTTTGCAGATGCAGCAAAACAAGTAGTTGCTCCTGCTCCTGTATTATGCTCCAGCTCCTGTATTATGCTCCTGCTCGTGGCCTAAtttctgtgtgtgtgtgtgcaacTACTCCTGCTCCTGTAttatgctcctgctcctgctgctgCTTTACTGCTGCTGCACAAGTTCCTGCACAAGTTCCTGCTGCTGCACAAGTTCCTGCTCCTGTATTTCTGTATGTATAGTATGATCTGATTTTTTTTATAATGAAAAGGAGAGGTTGCAGTCAGGATCACCATTTCTGAAAAGGAGAGGTTGCAGTCAGGCTCCTGTATTTCTGCTGCACAAGTTCCTGCTCCTGTATTTCTGTGTGTATAGTACGGTTTCATCTTTGCTGGCTTGCTATATGGCAATAGCTTAGCCGTTGTGTTTCTGTGGTTCTGGTATTTCAGTAATGTCATTCAATGGCTCTGCAATGCCCACTGTTCCTTTGCATTTTTCATTACCTCTATCTGATATGTTAACTGTGAGCTCCTCGTGTTTACTGTTAGAACCTCCAGTCGTAGTTCATCATGTTTTAATTCCTTGAAGCGCGACTGCTATTTAATAGCGTGTTTGCTCCGTGTTTTTTGTTTTGTTTGAGGAATAAGATATATCATCATCTTTTAATTCCTcactttttatttggtttgtggaatagaaaaAGTTGATCTATTACCATCACATTTCTCATAGACCAATAATTAGTAATAAAATGAGAATGCATTTATTCTACCAGATTCATGGAATCAAGATTAGCACATAGTAACACAATACAATAATATAAGTTTATTTTATTTGCAGATGTATTGTGCTCAGATGGGATCTCCAATGGGACCCCAGTTCACCCGTCCGTCACAATCTGGACAGACCCCAAACACCAACGAAACACAGGTATAGTTTTGTAGTATATTTACTTTAATTTACAATTATAATCATGCATTGTTTTATTTGGTTATATGGTTCTGAGACCGGACAAGGAAACCCACAGATGGACATTCAGTGGTCGATGCCTCCTAGAGGACAGATTCTTCCTCCTCCACAACCAGGTATGGGATATTGGCCACCACCACCATGGGGATATCCTACACATCCAATGGCGCCTTGGGGACGCCCCCATGGCCAACACAGCCACTTCCGTCATCAGCGGTACGTTCCTGAATTTAATGCTAGTTGATTTCAAtgctagttgatttttcgaatatACTTAGTTGGGGTCTTAAACGTTGATACCATTTTTCCACAAACTCAGTTACTTAAGATGGAGTATCATCATATTTTAAAATATAGGCTCCATGTCCTGTTTTTAAAATATATGGTCTGATACCGTAAAATACCATTAGAAATACCTTGTCCTGTTCATTTTCGTTACACTAGTCCTTACGCTAGGTGCCTTAAGATGGAGTATGATTTTAGAACGAAAAATATATCTCAAAGTATAGTACTGCATGATCACGAGGGACGCCATGAAGGAAGTCACGTTGCAGTAGAAGAAAGCCCTGTAACGGCTCGGGTGGCTGCTCCGGAGGACCGGGTCACCGGCTACGTGGCCGGTCTGGCCGTCGTCCCAGAGGCCACCGGGCGGGTTCATGGCGGCTTGGTAGGTGACGGCTGCTGCGAGCGCTGCGAGGAGCAGCAAGTATTTGGGCTTCTTTTCGTACCAGGGATCTCATGGCTCGCCATTGCTGGCAGCTGCAGCTACATGCGGCAGTACGAAGCCAGCGTCTCCCTCCGTCACGTCGAAGACGGACAGGAGTCTCTGCAGGAGACGCTGGACCGACTCCGACAAGACCAGAATGACCTAGAGCGTGATGCAGAGTAGAACCGCGACGACCAGGACGAGGACGTAGATGGACGTGGACACCTTCCTGGAGCTCCCGGAGGTGAACGCGCCCATGAGGCCGGCCAGGTCGAGGACCACGCACACGCCGAGCGCGTGCGACTGTATTCCTCTCGCCGAGAGCTTCCTGTTCACCAGCAGCATGATGATGGCCAGCGACGAGACGAAGGCCGTCGCGTTGCAGTAGAAGAAAGCCATGTAGCGGCGGCGGTAGTTGTCGTTGAGCACAGGGTTGCCGACGACGTGGCCTGTGATGTTCTCTTGCCAGAAGCCGCCCGGTGGATTCAAGCCTGCCTGGTAGGTGAGGTTGGCTGCGAGGATGGCAAGCAGGAGCAGGAGCTTGCGCCTCTTCTCCAGTTTCCACCTCATGTCCTCTTCGTCTTCGCTTGAAACGGTTATTGCTGCTGTTAGCAATATAGAACAGTAGATGGCTTAAAATATAGTACTGCTTAAAATATAGAACAGTAGAAGGCTTAGAACGAAAAATATAGTACTGCTTAGAACGAAAAATATAGTACTGCTTAGTACTGCTTAAAATATAGTACTGCTTAGATGGTTCTCTGTTTAGTACTTCAGGTTTAAGATGGTTCTCTGTTTAGTACTTCATTTGTAGTACTTCAAGTTTGAGATGGTTCTCTGCTATGATCATGAGTGGTAGGTACACAAGTTTGAGATGGTTCTCTGTTTAGTACTTCATTTGTTTCTTTGACATGGATTGAACATGTAAAATGATTGAGGACATCATGCATATTTATaagaattttggtttattttgtaggattccggctctcatcaagtgactcctccccctcacgataactttgcggacagatgtctcaattctagtggtggagctacgaacaacaatccgatgtcctgatcgagagcgatggagcgaactatggatgtgaacttgtgtatttgaacttgtgaactacaaatgtgaactatggatgtgaacttatgtatttggacttaattatgtgaatttgtgaacttatatttggacttgtgtgaatttgtgatatgaacatatatccatgtgtttgaaatctgtattgtatgtgatattctgtgttgcatgtgatattatgtgtgtctatTTTTTCATTtcgatattttttattttttctggaaaagagttaagaacgtgggtacccacgttcttaagtttaagaacgtgggtaccatcgaacttaatgggcagccCTCGCCTACCCAGGCACGACCCATAAGTTCAacggccacgtggccccgtcgaacctaaggttaagaacgtgggtgccgtcgaacttatggaagAAAATTtgacggcccccgtcgaacttaaaaacccacgttcttaaccttaagttcgacggtacccacgttcttaaccttaagttcgacggtacccacgttcttaaccttaagaacgtgggggccgtcgaacttacttctttaagttcgtccaaaaatcgccgtcggctatgttcgtgggtaaacccacgttcttatgttaaattcgacggcctattacattaagttcgacggtttttcacccacgttctttaaccagtttcttgtagtgaaatgtgatctatggcaaggaaacatatgtggggtgaggtgtatgagcctcaggtcgatgatctatggccacacaacccccatttttgtcgaaaatagccatgaacgaccattttcaatgacattgaaggctaacacctacggatttttgaccaagaaatggtctccaccataaatccaagaatgtgatctatggcaaggaaacatatgtgtcgtgaggtgtatgagcctctggtccaatatcaatggccacacaacccccatttttgtcgaaaatagccatgaacgaccattttcaatagttccgaaggctaacacgtatggatttttgaccaagaaatggtctccaccagaaatccgagaatgtgatctatggcaaggaaacatatgtggggtgaggtgtacgagcctctggtcgatgatcaatggccacacaacccccatttttgtcgaaaatagccatgaacgaccattttcaatgacactgaaggctaacacctacggaattttgaccaagaaatggtctccaccataaatacaagaatgtgatctatagcaaggaaacatatgtgtagtgaggtgtatgagcttctggtcgaagatcaatggccacaacacccatttttgtcgaaaatagccatgaatgaccattttcaataataccgaaggctaagacattcagatttttgcccaagaaatggtctccaccagaaattcaagaatgtgatctatggcaaggaaacatatgtggggtgaggtgtatgagtctctggtcgatgatcaatggccacacaacccccatttttgtcgaaaatagccatgaacgaccattttcaatgacactgaaggctaacactcactaatttttgaccaagaaatggtctccaccattaatccaagaatgtgatctatggcaaggaaacatatgtgtagtgaggtgtctgagcctctggtcgaatatcaatggccacacaacacttattttagtcaaaatagccatgaacgaccattttcaatagtaccgaaggctaacacattcggatttttgaccaagaaatgatctccaccagaaatcaaagaatgtgatctatggcaaggaaacatatgtggggtgaggtttatgagcctctggtcgatgatcaatggccacacaacccccattttagacgaaaatagccatgaacgaccattttcaatgacacggaaggctaacatgtacggatttttgaccaagaaatggtctccaccagaaatccaagaatgtgatctatggcaaggaaacatatgtggggtgagatgtaaaagcctctggtcgatgataaatggccacacaacccccattttagacgaaaatagccatgaacgaccattttcaataataccgaaggctaacaccaacagattcttgaccaagaaatggtctccaccagaaatccaagaatgtgatcaacgacaagaaaacatatgtggggtaaagtgtacgagcctctggtcgatgatcaatggccacacaacccccattttagacgaaaatagccatgaacgaccattttcaatgacacagaaggcaaacacctacggatttttgaccaagaaatggtctccaccataaatccaagaatgtgatctatggcaaggaaacataagtgaggtgaggtgtacgagcctctggtcgatgataaatggccacacaacccctatttttgatgaaaatagccatgaacgccctatttcaataataccgaaggctaacacctacggatttttgaccaagaaatggtatccaccagaaatccaagaatgtgatccatggcaaggaaacatacgtggggtgaggtgtatgatcctctgggcgatgatcaatggccacacaacccccatttttgtcgaaaatagccatgaacgaccattttcaagaataccgaaggctaacacctacggatttttgaccaagaaatgttctccac of Zea mays cultivar B73 chromosome 8, Zm-B73-REFERENCE-NAM-5.0, whole genome shotgun sequence contains these proteins:
- the LOC118473227 gene encoding uncharacterized protein, which produces MRWKLEKRRKLLLLLAILAANLTYQAGLNPPGGFWQENITGHVVGNPVLNDNYRRRYMAFFYCNATAFVSSLAIIMLLVNRKLSARGIQSHALGVCVVLDLAGLMGAFTSGSSRKVSTSIYVLVLVVAVLLCITL